From one Paractinoplanes brasiliensis genomic stretch:
- a CDS encoding sulfite exporter TauE/SafE family protein — protein MRKLILLALVGLGAQLVDGSLGMAYGVTSTTLLLAIGTNPAAASATVHLAEIGTTLVSGVAHWKFGNVDWKVVLKIGVPGAVGAFAGATFLSGLSTETAAPLMAIILLALGLYVFIRFTTMGLPKGRLGLPLRKRFLAPLGVVAGFVDSTGGGGWGPVGTPAILASGRLEPRKTIGSIDTSEFLVAVAASLGFLFGLGSESIDYGWVAALLIGGVIAAPIAAWLVRHIPPRVLGSAVGGVIILTNSRTLLRSDWIDAGDTTRYTIYAIIYAVWAAALAYSIREHRRHAEQERRIIAEAEAASPRDERQLDPA, from the coding sequence ATGAGGAAACTGATCCTCCTAGCCCTCGTCGGCCTCGGCGCGCAGCTTGTCGACGGCAGCCTCGGCATGGCGTACGGCGTCACGTCGACGACGCTGCTGCTCGCCATCGGCACCAACCCGGCCGCGGCGTCCGCCACCGTGCACCTGGCCGAGATCGGCACCACGCTCGTCTCGGGCGTCGCGCATTGGAAGTTCGGCAACGTCGACTGGAAGGTCGTCCTCAAGATCGGTGTGCCGGGCGCGGTCGGCGCGTTCGCGGGGGCCACGTTCCTGTCCGGGCTCTCGACCGAGACCGCGGCCCCGCTGATGGCGATCATCCTGCTCGCGCTGGGTCTGTACGTCTTCATCCGGTTCACCACGATGGGCCTGCCCAAGGGCCGGCTCGGGCTGCCGCTGCGCAAGCGGTTCCTGGCCCCGCTCGGCGTGGTCGCCGGCTTCGTCGACTCGACCGGTGGCGGCGGCTGGGGCCCGGTCGGCACGCCCGCCATCCTGGCCAGCGGCCGCCTCGAGCCGCGCAAGACGATCGGCTCGATCGACACCAGCGAGTTCCTCGTCGCCGTCGCGGCCAGCCTCGGCTTCCTGTTCGGCCTGGGGTCGGAGAGCATCGACTACGGCTGGGTGGCGGCACTGCTCATCGGTGGTGTGATCGCCGCGCCGATCGCCGCCTGGCTGGTCCGGCACATCCCGCCGCGGGTGCTCGGCTCCGCCGTCGGCGGCGTGATCATCCTGACCAACAGCCGGACCCTGCTGCGCTCGGACTGGATCGACGCCGGCGACACGACCCGCTACACGATCTACGCGATCATCTATGCGGTGTGGGCGGCTGCGCTGGCGTATTCGATCCGCGAGCACCGCCGCCACGCCGAGCAGGAGCGCCGGATCATCGCCGAGGCCGAGGCTGCCTCGCCGCGCGACGAGCGGCAGCTCGACCCGGCCTGA
- a CDS encoding CPBP family intramembrane glutamic endopeptidase: MDRARPLHPVARIAVVFTAATLIWLAVIALGDAIWGDGYDRARHVASAFAITLLVAPMVLLACRRLDQVPLEKPSPRLFALGAAGYLIPAVIGVTACLLLGWLTIDTNGPAGVTILSVLALAGLVLLYEALPEELVFRGYLYRNLLALMPAWVAVFAQAALFTLFGMLIGAAGSLGRVVLFFGFAIVQGFIRQATGSVWAPVGFHVAFQTAEQIAGSSWNRFTVNDLALLQEVALGLVPLALGVAVVHLLLRRRRPA, from the coding sequence ATGGATCGCGCCCGCCCGCTGCATCCCGTCGCCCGCATCGCCGTCGTCTTCACCGCCGCCACGCTGATCTGGCTCGCCGTCATCGCGCTGGGCGACGCGATCTGGGGCGACGGCTACGATCGCGCCCGGCACGTGGCGTCGGCCTTCGCGATCACGCTGCTGGTGGCGCCGATGGTGCTGCTCGCCTGCCGCCGCCTCGACCAGGTGCCGCTCGAGAAACCCTCACCCCGGTTGTTCGCCCTCGGCGCGGCCGGGTACCTGATCCCCGCCGTGATCGGTGTCACGGCCTGCCTGCTGCTCGGATGGCTGACGATCGACACGAACGGGCCGGCCGGCGTCACGATCCTGTCGGTCCTCGCGCTCGCCGGTCTGGTCCTCCTGTACGAGGCCCTGCCCGAGGAACTGGTCTTCCGTGGTTACCTGTACCGCAACCTGCTCGCGCTGATGCCGGCGTGGGTGGCCGTGTTCGCCCAGGCCGCCCTGTTCACCCTTTTCGGCATGCTGATCGGCGCGGCGGGGAGCCTCGGCCGGGTCGTGTTGTTCTTCGGGTTCGCGATCGTGCAGGGGTTCATCAGGCAGGCCACCGGCTCGGTGTGGGCGCCGGTCGGGTTCCATGTGGCGTTCCAGACCGCCGAGCAGATCGCCGGCTCGTCCTGGAACCGCTTCACCGTGAACGACCTGGCGTTGCTGCAGGAGGTCGCGCTCGGGTTGGTCCCGCTCGCGCTGGGGGTCGCGGTCGTCCACCTGCTGCTGCGACGCCGCCGGCCCGCGTAG
- a CDS encoding iron ABC transporter permease, with protein sequence MTAGTTAPAETAPPAIRKSGSRTYGVIAVFAVAVVLLAALSAVHLTQGTADVGLTELLRVLWPGGEAGDARTEAVAVLVASRLPRLFAALLVGLGVGMAGAVLQSVARNPLASPDTLAVNAGAYVSVVAVAAFGISLPFLAGGAVAFVGGLLASGLVLLVSRGGAAGPTRLVLAGSAVALALNSLTTVLLMLFEQNTIGLFAWGSGTTVQSGSQNVTMAAPVLAVGVLVTMLLAHRLDVLGLGDDSARVLGVDVRRTRVLSVGAAVLLSATAVTVAGPIGFVGLCAPVIARLVARRVPGLGTHVLMLPFAGLAGALTVVVADVLLRLVIPAGTAISVPTGVVTTLAGATLLVWLARRLRDGGPAATPARGAQGSVRSRTWVGVIAASLAVALVAAFVAALLLGDRLILLGDVTNWLSGNAGRQVSFVLDQRWPRVLAALFGGAALALAGIIVQAVCRNPLAEPSLLGVTPGASVGAVAVVLLFPGVGGWTVMGVATVFALVTFLLVYRLAAGRGLSSDRIVLVGVGVSAAATALTTLIVVVVSPWNVGTALTWLAGSTYGRGIDQVVPVLVTLLVAVPLTMLSTRTLDLVSLDEDVPRLLGVPLNRARLGLLALAAVLTAAAATAVGALGFVGLVAPHAARALVGARHARAVPVAVGLGALLVCVADTLGRTVIAPNQLAAGLVTALIGAPYFVWLLWRSRA encoded by the coding sequence ATGACCGCCGGCACGACCGCCCCGGCCGAGACAGCTCCGCCGGCGATCCGGAAAAGCGGTTCCCGCACGTACGGGGTCATCGCCGTCTTCGCCGTGGCGGTCGTGCTGCTGGCAGCCCTCTCGGCGGTGCACCTGACGCAGGGCACCGCCGACGTGGGCCTGACCGAACTGCTGCGGGTGCTGTGGCCCGGCGGCGAGGCCGGTGACGCCCGTACGGAGGCCGTCGCCGTCCTCGTCGCGAGCCGCCTGCCCCGCCTCTTCGCCGCCCTGCTGGTCGGCCTCGGCGTGGGCATGGCCGGCGCGGTGCTGCAGTCGGTGGCCCGCAACCCGCTCGCCTCGCCCGACACCCTGGCCGTCAACGCCGGGGCCTACGTCTCGGTCGTCGCCGTGGCCGCGTTCGGCATCTCGCTGCCGTTCCTCGCCGGTGGGGCCGTCGCGTTCGTCGGCGGCCTGCTCGCCTCCGGCCTGGTGCTGCTCGTCTCGCGTGGCGGCGCGGCCGGACCGACCCGGCTCGTGCTGGCCGGCTCGGCGGTGGCGCTCGCCCTCAACAGCCTCACGACAGTGCTGCTGATGCTCTTCGAACAGAACACGATCGGCCTGTTCGCCTGGGGCAGCGGCACCACCGTCCAGAGCGGAAGCCAGAACGTCACCATGGCCGCGCCCGTGCTGGCCGTCGGCGTCCTCGTCACGATGCTGCTCGCCCACCGCCTCGACGTGCTCGGCCTCGGCGACGACTCGGCCCGGGTGCTCGGCGTCGACGTCCGCCGCACGCGGGTCCTCTCGGTCGGCGCCGCGGTGCTGCTCTCCGCGACCGCGGTGACCGTGGCCGGCCCGATCGGCTTCGTCGGCCTCTGCGCCCCCGTCATCGCCCGGCTGGTCGCGCGCCGGGTGCCCGGCCTCGGCACACACGTGCTGATGCTGCCGTTCGCCGGTCTCGCCGGCGCCCTCACCGTCGTCGTCGCCGATGTGCTGCTGCGCCTGGTCATCCCGGCCGGCACGGCGATCTCGGTGCCCACCGGCGTCGTCACCACCCTGGCCGGCGCGACCCTGCTCGTCTGGCTGGCCCGCCGTCTGCGTGACGGCGGCCCCGCGGCCACTCCCGCGCGTGGGGCGCAGGGCTCAGTTCGATCCCGTACGTGGGTCGGGGTGATCGCTGCTTCGCTGGCGGTGGCGCTGGTCGCCGCGTTCGTCGCCGCCCTGCTGCTGGGCGACCGCCTGATCCTGCTGGGCGACGTCACGAACTGGCTCAGCGGCAACGCCGGCCGGCAGGTCTCGTTCGTGCTCGACCAGCGCTGGCCCCGCGTGCTGGCCGCCCTGTTCGGCGGGGCCGCGCTCGCGCTGGCCGGCATCATCGTGCAGGCCGTGTGCCGCAACCCCCTCGCCGAACCCAGCCTGCTCGGCGTGACCCCCGGCGCCTCCGTCGGCGCGGTCGCCGTCGTGCTGCTGTTCCCCGGCGTGGGCGGCTGGACGGTCATGGGCGTGGCCACGGTGTTCGCCCTCGTCACATTCCTGCTGGTGTACCGCCTGGCCGCCGGGCGGGGCCTGTCCTCCGACCGGATCGTGCTGGTCGGCGTGGGCGTGAGCGCTGCCGCCACCGCCCTGACAACGTTGATCGTGGTTGTCGTCTCGCCGTGGAACGTCGGCACAGCTCTCACGTGGCTGGCGGGCTCCACGTACGGGCGCGGCATCGACCAAGTTGTGCCGGTGCTCGTGACGCTGCTGGTCGCGGTGCCGCTGACCATGCTGAGCACCCGTACGCTCGACCTGGTGTCGCTGGACGAGGATGTGCCCCGGCTGCTGGGGGTGCCGCTCAACCGCGCTCGGCTGGGTCTGCTCGCTCTGGCCGCGGTGCTGACCGCGGCCGCTGCTACGGCGGTGGGCGCGCTCGGCTTCGTCGGCCTGGTCGCTCCGCATGCCGCCCGCGCGCTGGTCGGCGCCCGGCATGCTCGCGCTGTGCCGGTTGCCGTGGGGCTGGGCGCCTTGCTGGTGTGCGTGGCCGACACCTTGGGGCGCACGGTGATCGCCCCCAACCAGCTGGCGGCGGGGTTGGTGACCGCGCTGATCGGGGCGCCCTATTTCGTCTGGCTGTTGTGGCGCAGCCGGGCGTAG
- a CDS encoding ABC transporter substrate-binding protein — translation MAITRRAFAATTAAALSAVLLAACGTTEEPAEQAGAASAPPSSGPVELKDERGTVKLDAPAKNVVSLEWGLTENLVALGVKPVGQADVKGYNAWDKSAPIDASTPDVGTRGEPSLDAIASLKPDLVVAVKDLPENVIAQIAKTAPVLTLRGSDGADPIGYMRRTVTTLAQATGTTAQAEKLLADFDAKVASGKDALAKAGKTGAPFVMSDGWVESGNVSLRMYTPTSFFGGIAKELGLNNQWPDGGDKDYGLAQNDVEGLTKIKDAKTTYIYVANDSDGGDFTDSLKNNAVWKQLPFVKNNNVKRIPDGIWMFGGPASANAYIDALTAALTA, via the coding sequence ATGGCCATCACCCGCCGTGCGTTCGCCGCTACGACGGCCGCCGCTCTGTCCGCCGTGCTGCTCGCGGCCTGCGGCACCACCGAAGAGCCCGCCGAGCAGGCCGGCGCCGCGTCCGCCCCGCCGTCGAGCGGCCCCGTCGAGCTCAAGGACGAGCGCGGCACGGTCAAGCTCGACGCCCCGGCCAAGAACGTTGTCTCCCTCGAGTGGGGGCTCACCGAGAACCTCGTGGCGCTGGGCGTCAAGCCGGTCGGCCAGGCCGACGTCAAGGGCTACAACGCCTGGGACAAGAGCGCGCCGATCGACGCGTCCACCCCCGACGTCGGCACCCGGGGCGAGCCCAGCCTCGACGCCATCGCCTCGCTCAAGCCCGACCTGGTCGTGGCCGTCAAGGACCTGCCCGAGAACGTCATCGCGCAGATCGCCAAGACCGCCCCCGTGCTCACCCTGCGCGGCTCCGACGGCGCCGACCCGATCGGCTACATGCGCCGGACGGTCACCACGCTCGCCCAGGCCACCGGCACCACCGCCCAGGCCGAGAAGCTGCTGGCCGACTTCGACGCCAAGGTCGCCTCGGGCAAGGACGCCCTGGCCAAGGCGGGCAAGACCGGCGCGCCGTTCGTGATGAGCGACGGCTGGGTCGAGTCCGGCAACGTCTCGCTGCGGATGTACACGCCGACCTCGTTCTTCGGCGGCATCGCCAAGGAGCTCGGCCTGAACAACCAGTGGCCGGACGGCGGCGACAAGGACTACGGCCTGGCCCAGAACGACGTCGAGGGCCTCACGAAGATCAAGGACGCGAAGACGACCTACATCTACGTGGCCAACGACAGCGACGGCGGCGACTTCACCGACAGCCTCAAGAACAACGCCGTCTGGAAGCAGCTCCCGTTCGTCAAGAACAACAACGTCAAGCGGATCCCCGACGGCATCTGGATGTTCGGCGGCCCGGCCTCGGCCAACGCCTACATCGACGCCCTCACCGCAGCCCTGACCGCATGA
- a CDS encoding ABC transporter ATP-binding protein, with protein sequence MTGDLALAGSELTLAYDGRTVVHGAGIELCRGQVVALVGPNGSGKSTLLRSLARLHAPQSGRVTLDGGDDAFALKPKDFARQVTLLTQSRPTPGGVRVKDVVAYGRHPYRARFGAGDADGHIHVAKAMRMTGVEAMAERAVDELSGGELQRVWLATCLAQDTGVVLLDEPTTFLDLRYQVEILDIVRELADDHQVAVGVVLHDLDQAAAVADRVVLMHSGVVRAAGTPADVLTAGLLSEVYGLRIEVNVGDDGHLHTRPIGRHTARVTI encoded by the coding sequence ATGACAGGGGATCTGGCGCTCGCCGGGAGTGAGCTGACGCTGGCCTACGACGGGCGCACCGTCGTGCACGGCGCGGGCATCGAGCTGTGCCGCGGGCAGGTCGTGGCGCTGGTCGGGCCGAACGGCTCCGGCAAGTCGACGCTGCTGCGCTCGCTCGCACGGCTGCACGCCCCGCAGTCGGGCCGGGTGACGCTGGACGGCGGGGACGACGCGTTCGCCCTCAAGCCCAAGGACTTCGCCCGTCAGGTCACGCTGCTCACCCAGTCGCGTCCCACCCCCGGGGGCGTACGGGTGAAGGACGTGGTCGCGTACGGCCGGCACCCCTATCGGGCCCGGTTCGGCGCGGGCGACGCCGACGGGCACATCCACGTGGCCAAGGCGATGCGCATGACCGGGGTCGAAGCGATGGCCGAGCGGGCCGTCGACGAGCTCTCCGGCGGCGAGCTGCAGCGCGTCTGGCTGGCCACCTGCCTGGCCCAGGACACCGGCGTCGTGCTGCTCGACGAGCCGACCACCTTCCTCGACCTGCGCTACCAGGTCGAGATCCTCGACATCGTGCGCGAGCTCGCCGACGACCACCAGGTCGCGGTGGGTGTCGTGCTGCACGACCTCGACCAGGCCGCCGCCGTGGCCGACCGGGTCGTGCTCATGCACTCCGGCGTCGTACGGGCGGCCGGAACGCCCGCCGACGTGCTGACGGCCGGCCTGCTGAGCGAGGTCTACGGCCTGCGGATCGAGGTGAACGTCGGCGACGACGGTCACCTGCACACACGTCCGATCGGGCGGCACACCGCCCGCGTCACCATCTGA
- a CDS encoding alpha-amylase family glycosyl hydrolase: MPVRRVADLDFAQLTDRHFQPSPTAWEDQVLYFLMLDRFSDGRERDFLDRDGQPVSTGSTPPLRAADHGNAVTTDADARRWREAGTRFTGGTFAGLRSKLGYLRRLGVTAVWISPVLRQAPGAETYHGYATQNFLDVDPRFGTAEQLRDLVADAHEQGIRVVLDVVVNHAGDVFGYDPDRYLNPDGSFDPRWDGDPYRIEGFRDASGKPLLPFGPVDEAWPDGAVWPAELQQPGTFTGKGRIDNWDWPAEFLEGDFLGLKDIRLGAGPVDAYRPSPALRALTRAYQFWIAYADLDGFRVDTVKHMDPGAARYFASAIHEFAQSIGKDNFCLIAEITGDRGFAYRTLEAVGMDAALGIADVQDRLEGLVKGRRDPAEYFDLFRNSFEIGKDSHTWFRDRVVTSYDDHDQVRKGARKARFAADGDGARLALAALALNATTLGIPCVYYGSEQVFDGGGDNDRYLREAMFGGEFGPFRSRGGHSFDENHPVYRQFARVLALRRRLPALRRGRQYLREISGDGVSFGLPRVLGDRMLSVVPWSRLFAGAEVVAAINTDPDHPRTAWVTVDDDLHSPGDSLTCQFSTDPADEGRRARVEARNGKAVELTVPPAGFVVYA, from the coding sequence ATGCCCGTACGCCGAGTGGCCGATCTCGATTTCGCTCAGCTCACCGACCGTCACTTCCAACCGTCCCCGACCGCCTGGGAGGACCAGGTTCTCTACTTCCTCATGCTGGACCGGTTCTCCGACGGCCGGGAGCGGGACTTCCTCGACCGGGACGGGCAGCCCGTCAGCACCGGCAGCACCCCGCCCCTGCGCGCCGCCGACCACGGCAACGCGGTCACCACCGACGCCGACGCCCGGCGCTGGCGGGAGGCCGGCACCCGGTTCACCGGCGGCACGTTCGCGGGGCTGCGCAGCAAGCTCGGCTATCTGCGCCGGCTGGGCGTCACCGCGGTCTGGATCAGCCCCGTGCTGCGCCAGGCACCCGGCGCCGAGACGTACCACGGGTACGCGACGCAGAACTTCCTCGACGTGGATCCGCGCTTCGGGACCGCCGAGCAACTGCGCGACCTGGTCGCCGACGCTCACGAGCAGGGCATCCGGGTGGTGCTCGACGTGGTCGTCAACCACGCCGGCGACGTCTTCGGCTACGACCCCGACCGCTACCTGAACCCGGACGGCTCGTTCGACCCGCGGTGGGACGGGGACCCGTACCGGATCGAGGGTTTTCGCGACGCGAGCGGCAAACCCCTGCTGCCGTTCGGGCCGGTCGACGAGGCCTGGCCCGACGGCGCGGTGTGGCCGGCCGAGCTGCAGCAGCCGGGCACGTTCACCGGCAAGGGCCGCATCGACAACTGGGACTGGCCGGCCGAGTTCCTCGAGGGCGACTTCCTCGGGCTCAAGGACATCCGGCTCGGCGCGGGCCCGGTCGACGCGTACCGGCCGTCACCGGCGTTGCGCGCGCTCACCCGGGCGTATCAGTTCTGGATCGCGTACGCCGACCTGGACGGTTTCCGGGTCGACACGGTCAAGCACATGGATCCCGGCGCGGCCCGCTACTTCGCGTCGGCGATCCACGAGTTCGCGCAGAGCATCGGCAAGGACAACTTCTGCCTGATCGCCGAGATCACCGGCGATCGCGGGTTCGCGTACCGGACCCTGGAGGCCGTCGGCATGGACGCGGCGCTCGGGATCGCCGACGTGCAGGACAGGTTGGAGGGCCTGGTCAAGGGCCGCCGCGACCCGGCCGAGTACTTCGACCTGTTCCGCAACTCGTTCGAGATCGGCAAGGACTCGCACACGTGGTTCCGCGACCGCGTGGTGACCAGCTACGACGACCACGACCAGGTCCGCAAGGGAGCGCGCAAGGCCCGGTTCGCGGCCGACGGCGACGGCGCCCGCCTGGCCCTGGCCGCGCTGGCCCTGAACGCGACGACGCTCGGCATCCCCTGCGTCTACTACGGCAGCGAGCAGGTCTTCGACGGCGGCGGCGACAACGACCGCTACCTGCGCGAAGCCATGTTCGGTGGCGAGTTCGGCCCGTTCCGCAGCCGCGGCGGCCACAGCTTCGACGAGAACCACCCGGTGTACCGGCAGTTCGCCCGCGTCCTGGCCCTGCGCCGCCGGCTGCCCGCCCTGCGCCGCGGCCGGCAGTACCTGCGCGAGATCTCCGGCGACGGCGTGTCGTTCGGCCTGCCCCGCGTGCTCGGCGACCGCATGCTCTCCGTCGTCCCGTGGTCCCGCCTGTTCGCCGGCGCCGAGGTCGTCGCCGCCATCAACACCGACCCCGACCACCCCCGTACGGCGTGGGTCACCGTCGACGACGACCTGCACTCCCCGGGCGACAGCCTGACCTGCCAGTTCAGCACCGACCCGGCGGACGAGGGCCGCCGCGCCCGGGTCGAGGCCCGCAACGGCAAGGCCGTCGAGCTCACGGTGCCGCCGGCCGGTTTCGTCGTGTACGCGTAG
- a CDS encoding nucleotidyltransferase domain-containing protein, with amino-acid sequence MSDPVTDARELVRERFPRATWVVLTGSVLGPDRTAGSDLDIVVLRDEEPGFRESLRFRGWPVELFVHTPAQLERFLASDLAARKPSTHRMIATGVPLAGDPSVLQRRCAQVLASGPPPLTGAERDRLRYGLTDLLDDFRHASDPGERAVLAVTLWTETAKAALLLGGGWVSHGKWLLRELRGLDPQFAERWLAVRENAVDLAGEVLDGAGGPLFEGYVSRP; translated from the coding sequence GTGAGCGACCCCGTGACCGATGCGCGTGAGCTCGTACGGGAGCGGTTCCCCCGCGCGACGTGGGTCGTGCTCACCGGCAGCGTGCTCGGCCCGGACCGTACGGCGGGCTCCGATCTGGACATTGTGGTGCTTCGGGACGAGGAGCCGGGCTTCCGCGAGAGCCTGCGCTTCCGTGGCTGGCCGGTCGAGTTGTTCGTGCACACGCCCGCGCAGCTCGAACGTTTCCTGGCGAGTGATCTGGCCGCCCGCAAACCCAGCACCCACCGGATGATCGCGACGGGTGTGCCGCTGGCCGGGGACCCCAGCGTGCTGCAGCGGCGGTGCGCGCAGGTGCTGGCCTCCGGCCCACCGCCGCTGACCGGGGCCGAACGTGACCGGCTGCGGTACGGGCTCACCGACCTGCTCGACGACTTCCGGCACGCGAGCGACCCGGGGGAGCGGGCGGTGCTCGCGGTCACGCTCTGGACGGAAACGGCGAAGGCGGCGCTGCTGCTCGGCGGGGGCTGGGTGAGTCACGGCAAGTGGCTGCTGCGCGAGCTTCGGGGGCTGGATCCTCAGTTTGCCGAGCGGTGGCTGGCCGTACGGGAGAACGCCGTTGATCTGGCCGGGGAAGTGCTCGACGGCGCGGGCGGGCCGCTGTTCGAGGGTTACGTCAGCCGACCATGA
- a CDS encoding ATP-binding response regulator → MATVMVVDDVAANRDIVRLLLGYRGHHVIEAEGGADALRLAHEHHPDVVISDVLMPGIDGLELVHRLRTDPDEVAAQAPVIFYTANYLEPETRPIAEACGVSQVVLRSQSPQELLDAVDTALAEGPISIDVVPSDDFAQAHVQAVNAKLIEKVRALHHTERRFEAMAVASPVGIALLDADGEADYINPRLPEIMRTPRSALLGRGWLACLDAASHRDALDVLRGAAAERRFTHRLELPDGDRRYLRLQLRHIPDEEADLAGGVLMVDDVSDLVAAEERLRAESRRRQDDARRRDAERLDSLRRMAGGAAHDFNNILGAILGYTTLALESLEDAAIPPGLAASLTADLDQVIKGGERARALTQQLLAFGRREITQPATFDLNPLLRDLLGALREAAGAATVILELTPDPVNVRADPRQISQVLVNLVSNSADAMPDGGAITVTTAVAPDGNTQVTVRDTGQGMASDVLDRAFEPFFTTKRSTGTAGLGLSTAHGIVSQAGGQLRLTSAEGAGTTATIILPAVRCTGVPESPGDPAGLGVSAASGAPPGAPGAAVTMPAEAADGPVVGGGGDGGQAGHPVARSADDRTGSGVSGDPAVAGAVGDRTGTGVPEPAVAGSVGARTGPAVAGGSAVAGRTGSRAGDGSAAAGSVDGRTGPGGSDVPAVPGTAGNGGGETLLLVDDEADLREVTARFLGGAGYRVLSAADAVEALSLLDRHHDPIAAMITDVVMPGMNGRQLARVAKQRRPGLRVVFVSGFAEALIDEAGNNLEPDSMIVAKPYTRDQLLAGVRSVLRRA, encoded by the coding sequence GTGGCCACCGTGATGGTCGTCGACGATGTGGCGGCGAACCGCGACATCGTCCGCTTGCTGCTCGGCTACCGCGGCCACCACGTCATCGAGGCCGAGGGTGGCGCCGACGCGCTGCGCCTCGCCCACGAACACCACCCCGACGTCGTCATCTCCGACGTGCTCATGCCCGGCATCGACGGCCTCGAGCTCGTCCACCGGCTGCGCACCGACCCCGACGAGGTGGCCGCCCAGGCGCCGGTGATCTTCTACACGGCCAACTACCTCGAACCGGAGACCCGGCCCATCGCCGAGGCGTGCGGGGTCAGCCAGGTCGTGCTGCGCTCGCAGAGCCCCCAGGAACTGCTCGACGCCGTCGACACCGCCCTCGCGGAGGGGCCGATCTCGATCGACGTGGTGCCCTCCGACGACTTCGCCCAGGCCCACGTGCAGGCGGTCAACGCGAAGCTCATCGAGAAGGTGCGCGCCCTGCACCACACCGAGCGGCGTTTCGAGGCGATGGCCGTGGCCTCACCGGTCGGCATCGCCCTGCTCGACGCGGACGGCGAGGCCGACTACATCAACCCGCGTCTGCCCGAGATCATGCGTACGCCCAGATCGGCGCTGCTCGGCCGGGGTTGGCTCGCCTGCCTCGACGCCGCGTCACACCGGGACGCCCTCGACGTGCTGCGCGGCGCGGCGGCCGAACGCCGGTTCACCCACCGCCTGGAACTGCCCGACGGCGACCGCCGCTACCTGCGGCTGCAACTGCGGCACATCCCCGACGAGGAAGCCGACCTGGCCGGCGGCGTGCTGATGGTCGACGACGTCTCCGACCTGGTGGCGGCCGAGGAACGGCTACGGGCGGAGAGCCGGCGACGGCAGGACGACGCCCGCCGGCGCGACGCGGAACGCCTGGACAGCCTGCGGCGCATGGCCGGCGGGGCCGCGCACGACTTCAACAACATCCTCGGGGCGATCCTCGGCTACACGACCCTGGCCCTCGAGTCGCTGGAGGACGCCGCGATCCCGCCCGGCCTGGCCGCCTCGCTGACCGCCGACCTCGACCAGGTGATCAAGGGCGGCGAGCGGGCCAGGGCGCTGACCCAGCAGCTACTGGCCTTCGGCCGGCGCGAGATCACCCAACCGGCCACGTTCGACCTCAACCCGCTGCTGCGCGACCTGCTCGGCGCCCTGCGCGAAGCGGCCGGGGCGGCCACGGTGATCCTGGAACTCACGCCCGATCCGGTCAACGTGCGGGCCGACCCCCGGCAGATCAGCCAGGTGCTGGTCAACCTCGTCAGCAACAGCGCCGACGCGATGCCCGACGGCGGCGCCATCACAGTCACGACCGCCGTCGCCCCCGACGGGAACACCCAGGTGACAGTGCGCGACACCGGGCAGGGCATGGCGTCCGACGTGCTGGACCGCGCCTTCGAGCCGTTCTTCACGACGAAGCGGTCCACCGGCACGGCCGGGCTGGGGTTGTCGACCGCCCACGGCATCGTCAGCCAGGCCGGGGGGCAGTTGAGGCTGACCTCGGCCGAGGGGGCGGGCACGACAGCGACGATCATTCTTCCGGCCGTACGGTGCACCGGCGTGCCCGAGTCCCCGGGTGATCCGGCGGGGCTGGGTGTTTCCGCTGCTTCCGGTGCGCCGCCGGGGGCTCCCGGTGCGGCTGTCACGATGCCCGCGGAAGCTGCCGACGGCCCGGTGGTAGGTGGCGGTGGCGACGGGGGACAGGCCGGGCACCCTGTTGCTCGGTCGGCCGACGATCGTACGGGTTCCGGGGTGTCCGGTGATCCGGCGGTTGCTGGGGCGGTCGGCGATCGCACCGGAACGGGAGTGCCTGAACCGGCCGTTGCCGGGTCGGTGGGTGCTCGGACGGGGCCGGCAGTGGCTGGTGGTTCGGCGGTCGCCGGTCGTACGGGCTCGCGGGCGGGCGATGGTTCGGCAGCTGCGGGGTCGGTTGACGGTCGGACGGGTCCGGGAGGGTCCGATGTTCCCGCCGTTCCGGGAACGGCCGGCAACGGCGGCGGGGAGACGCTGCTGCTCGTCGACGACGAGGCCGACCTGCGTGAGGTGACAGCCCGTTTCCTGGGCGGGGCGGGTTACCGGGTGCTCTCGGCCGCCGACGCCGTCGAGGCGCTGAGCCTGCTCGACCGCCACCACGACCCGATCGCTGCCATGATCACCGATGTGGTGATGCCCGGGATGAACGGCCGTCAACTTGCCCGGGTCGCCAAGCAGCGCCGCCCCGGGCTGCGGGTCGTCTTCGTGTCGGGTTTCGCGGAGGCCCTGATCGACGAGGCCGGCAACAACCTCGAACCCGACTCGATGATCGTCGCCAAGCCGTACACCCGGGACCAGCTGCTGGCCGGAGTGCGGTCGGTGCTGCGCCGCGCATAG